The sequence CAAGAATGGTCCGTGCAGCTGTAATTGCTCCGTCAGGATCGTCAAGTCGACGTTCCAGAGCGGTTCGCCAAGATTCATGTATCAAGTCGGAATTGAGGAGTGTGAGGGTTTCTGCCACTCCCTTATCAGAAGGAGCATGGGAGATGCGCTCAAATTCATCAAGCAGAGGTCTGAATTTCCTCCATAAGAATTCTCTCCGACCTTGATAAGTACTCGACTTCTGTTTTATGAAAGACCAAAATTGTTTTAGATCGCTGCATGTCCTCACAAACCGAGGGAGTTCACCACGCAATGAAACATCTCTGAAAAGATCACTCCGAAGTCGTCGATATTCTCCATCTTCGACTTGGCCGCCAGTGGAATAAGAAATAAGCAGGTTTCGAAAAGTCTCAATTTTCTCAGATATTTCCTGATTACTGTCCATTGTTTATATCTCCACACTTGGACTATTATAACAATTTAACATTCATTTATGCGGCGCGCCAAACAGGTACTATCCAAATGACGCGCTACATGTGTTTCAAGCGCTTTCAATTATCTCAATTTCCTTTTTACTCAACCCGTAAAGTTCATAAACCAATTCGTCTATCTTTTTCTCCGAATGGGCAATTGTGCGCTGAATTTGCCGGCGTTGGGTTTCGAGTTTGGTAGTTTGTAACTGTTTGTTTAATTGAAGGAGATTATCAACAAGTTTGACGATTTGGTCGTGTTTCTCTTTTGCCTTATTGTTAGTAAAATTGATTGCAATAATTGGAATTTTACTCAGTGGTTCATTAAAATACTCTCTTGAATTACCTTTTGGTTTTCCAATAAATTCATAAAACCAATTCATTAGTTTTGAGTTCAATATTCCAAGTAAATATTTAATACTTATTTTTTCATTTTTATTAAGGACAATTACACGAACATCACCACCATCATTAAAATATTGTTCGTTATCATAAGCGAATCTGTTAGATGAAGCCCTATAAGGTACAACAAGTTTCTCTGAAGCGTCAAATATCTCTTTCTTTCTGGGGCGCTCAAGCCGGTACCAATCGTACAGTCCTCTTTTTACCTCATTTCGCTTTGACAACTCTACTTTGTGTTCAAGGAGATATTTATAGAGATTTGGATATTGTTTTGGATTCGTTTTGTTGTCAATATAAATCAAGTATTGTTGTCTATCTTTGATATTATATTTCTGTATATCACCATTTTTTATATTTTTTCTGAGCAAGGCTTTTTCAATTTTTCTCTTTTTAATTATTTCATCCGAAACTGTGAATATCTTATTCTTACCGGAAGTAGAACCTTTTTCAATTGTTGAAATATCTCCCAGTAGTATATGTTCTTGAAGTCGTTCAATTAAGTCCAACTCATTTTTTTGAGCAACAACCCAATCATCTGTTAATTTTTTTCTTAAGAGTGATATTTTTTTAAAAGAATCTATTAGATTCTGTGTGTTTAGTTCTTTGCCTTTTCTTGGCAAAAAGAACTCAACCTTTGTATCACGGCTTTCTTTCTCTAAAAATATAATACTAGTATGAATATTTACATTTTCAAAAATCATTTGGTCTTTGAAGTTTATAATAGCTATAATATGCTGTGATAAGAATTTTCTTAACAGTTCTGCATATTTATTACCTAAATAATAATTTGAGGTTATCAAGCCGCAAACTGCATTTTTTTTCAGCAATGATATACTTTTAAATACAAAGTAATACATAATGTCATTGTAACCAGTATGTATCTCCTTGTATTTTCTTTCAAAATACTTGTAAGAAGATTTTTCAACTGTATTTATGTTGAAATAAGGCGGATTCCCAATCACTGCATCAAACCCGCCTTGCTTAAAAATTTCAGGGAAACCCTCTTCCCAATCAAAAGCATTAATCTTCTTCATCTGCTCGGGGAACATGCCAAGCTGGTTGTCATAAAAATCAGAGCCGATAAGCGAGTTTCCGCATTTAATGTTATCATTAAGATTTGGCAGTATTCTTCCATGGAAAAAGGATAACTGCCGGCTGATTGATGCCTGTGTTTCGCCTTCTAATGCTTTAAGCAACATGTTCAGTTTGGTTACTTCAACTGCTTGTGTGTCAATATCAACTCCATATATGTTATTGAGCAAAATTCTTTTCTTTTCCGCTGTGGTCAGGTTGCGGTCAGGCGTCAGGGGGCTGTCTTTCTTCTTTTTGGGCGGATTGTTTGTATAGTATTTCAAATGCCAGTCAAGTAGAAACTGGTATGCGCCAATCAGGAATGAACCTGAACCGCAGGCCGGGTCGCAAATCTTTATTTTTTCAACCTGTTTGGGAGTTTTTCCTTCTAATAGTTTCCCCACGGTGTTTTCCACAATATAGTCCACAATATACTTTGGAGTGTAATAAACGCCTCCTGCTTTGCGCACCTCCGGTTTTTCTTCAATTTTAGCATGGTGTCCCATTGTCAGCCGAATGGTCTTGCCGAGAAACTGCTCATAAACGCTTCCGAGAATGTCTGCAGGCATTACGGAAAATTCGTATTCGCAATTCGGATAATAAAGTTCTTTAATGATATCTTTCATCACCTTATTGTCAACATTGATAGCAGGCGTGATTTTATCTTTTTTTAAGTCAAACAATCCCGAATTGTACTTGTCGTCTGCCATGCGGTAAAAAGCAAACAAGTTCCTGTATATCTCTCCTTTTTCCGCTGCTTTTTTCAGTCCGCCATATTGCTCAACACCCCTGTCCTCACACATACGCAGGAAGATTATGCGGTCAATAATTTTCTGAACCGCATAGTTAATTTCATCCTCATTGAGTGATTTGTTCCGCAAGGCGATGTTAGTTGCCAGAAAGGTGCGCCACTGCTCTATGGACTTCAGGAATTCATCATCAACAGTTGCTGTTCCTTTCTTTCTCGTGTCGCTTTGAACGTACTTATCAAAATGGCCTTTGGGCAAATTCTCTTTGGCAAAAACATCCCAAAGAAAATCAAACTCTTCAAGATATTTATCGTAAGTGATATACTTTATTCTGGCTACCGATGCTTTGTCTGTTGGTTTGGGCTTTGTTGTGCAGTCGTAAATGGAAAATTCTTCAAAGTCCGTAACAATTGAAATAGGCACTTTTGCACTCCACCCGTAACGCCTCACTTGATAGGCCGGAGCAATGTCGCTTTTAATATTAATTGCAGGCTTCTTTGCATCAACAAAGAATTTTCGCTGGCCGAAAAGTGTAAAACCATAGTCAGGGGCCTTGGTACTGGAACCTATTTTTATCTTATCCTCATGAATCACTTCCCTATATGCTTCGGCAAATCCTTGTTCATTGTCCATGTCCCAGCCGAGTGCTTTGAAAAACGGGTTGATGTAGTCCACCCGTGTCTGATACTCCTTATATCCAATCCGCTTGTATTCTTCAACATGTTCCCTGAATCGTTCTACAAGTTGAGCTATTTTTGCATACGCTTGTTCTTTTGTCAACTATTGTTCCTTTTTACTGATTTATAGTTTCTTTCCAGTGCATTCTTTTTATAGTCTAATTTCTTTTGGTTCTAAATCTTTATACCCTACTAACGCTTTAATTAGATAACCATAAAATTTTACTAAAAATAAAATCATCTCGTAACTGACCTTACTATCGGCACTTTCATTTATCCAATCAGGATGAACTGTTCGATGGCGCAATTTATTATAATATTCCAAGACTTTTTTAAAAATTTTCCTATATTTTTTAATGTGATTATCAGAGAAATAGATTTGCTTTAAATTTCTCAAGCTATAAACTATATCAAAATTATCCTCCTTTTTGACTTGACGAAATGGTTTATTATCGTATGTCCGTAAAGTAGCTTCTAATGCAGTAGATATCATGTATACCCATAAATCAAAATTCTTTGCTTTGAAAGTATCAACTATCCGATAGAATAATTTATGAACAATCACATAATAATCTTTCTTCTCTAACTGATTATAAAAAATGTGACTAAAAAGCTCCTTACTAAAAATATCAGAGCTAATTGGTGCAAAGTAGTGTAATACTTCAGGGCCACGATATTTTGAATATGACATAATAGTTCTATGATGTTGATTTAATTCAATACTTAATATCTCAATGGACTGACCGATACAAATTGACAATGCTGTTCGAAGAGCTTTCGGTAATCTCCATTCATCATTTAGATTATAAATATTCGATTTTAAAGTCCAAGACAGCTCCAAATTTCCATCATTATTTATATAGCCACGTAACTTTATTTTATCATCTTCAACAAGTAAGCCACTAAGACTTTTCCTATTAGAAAATATTTCATCATTAATCTTAAGGCTTTCAGCAATTGTGTCTGGCAACCTAGTATCTTTTGCAATAGAAAACACACAAGTACCAGAATGGCTTCCACGCTCTTTTTTGTACGATACTGGTGTATATATAAGTAAATTCGGGAATGATATATCTATTTTATTTTTTAAATACAACTCCAATTCTACGCCAGTGTCAATAAATACGTGGGGACAAATCCCGAAATGGTTTTTATCAATTTTCAAATATATAAATGTTCGTGAAATAATACTCGGCCCACCAAAGCTAAATTCACCAATATTTGAATCTGGTTCAATATCAGCAGTCAAGAAAAAACCATCATTAGGATCCCATTTTAATGTCCCATTACCGACATAATATCTACCGTGATAATTAAAATTCACTTGTTGAACATCAAACTCAGAATTTTCATTTAACTTTATCCACATAATGTATCTACTTTACGGTATAACATGAGTTTTACAAACACGCCTACCTGATTCTATTCAAATAACAGGTTTAGAACTATTCCAGTGGACCGATTACATTCCCGCAGTTAGCGAAACGCGTAGCGGACGCCGTTAGGCGTCCAAAGCCGAATTGAAATAAAAGAACAAAATGTTGCTGGCGCGTCCGTCAGCAAATTGATGTTAGTGGGAATTAACTTTCCCTGATTTCATGCATGATATCAACTATATCATCACTTGAAATATTAATATTTACACCTTTCACATTCAATGGTGATTCTGTTCTTTCAATTGGCTTTATAATAAATGAAGATCCATCTTTACGCCGAACCAGTACTTCACCCTCAATTACAGCCTGATTTAAAATTGAAGCAAATTTTTGTCTTGCCTCTGAAAATGTATATATAGTCATTATTATACCTCAATTGTTTCAATATTAAGCTCTGATGCGATTGATTTTAACTTTCCATCAAGTGTAATAAGCTTTGCTTTCCTTTGTTTTGCACATTCAAGGAAATAGGCATCATAAGCGTAAATTTGTTTTTTTGATGCAATAGTGAGTACATTTTTAAAATCAACATCAATAAAACGAATTGGTATTTTTCGATAATAATCAATCGCCTTTTTTGCTTGGGCTAAATTAATCCTATCTCTTTTAAACATAGCAGAAAATGCATTAGCTATTTCCCAATGCAGTGAGCCAGGCGCGATTAAATCAGCTCCGGACGTTAACCTTATTAGTTTGTTTTTATGAGTTTCATTTGTTAAAACTGCAATAATTACTGATGTATCAGTTACTATTTCCATAGCCCCTCCTAATTTAATGTACAATTGTACAACTAAATTAAGAAAATCAAGTTAGTAACTCAAGCTTTTTTTATCTGATAGCGATTCTTATTGTAAATAGACCGGAATTTACCTGAAAAAAGCCTTTCCAAAACAACCGGCACTGTACATCTGCAATGACTTTGGGTGTGCAGCATGCAAGGTGCGTTCTGACTTAAGGGGAAGGTACATGATTTTTGAGGTTAATGTGGAGCACATACTGCACAAAATTTTTTATTGTCACACTCGTACTGGGCATCCGCCGTTAAAATGCAGTAGATTCAGTATCAATACTCATGATTCTTTTATTCTTTATACTGCTTAAATCCGTTCATCAAGCTTCTAAAATCTTTCGGCTTGTATTTATGAAAGCTCTCTTCATCCACAAAAACAAAGTCGTATTTAATTTTGTTCTGTGCCTTATTTATATCTTCACACCATTGTTTCAGGCGCTCCATTTTCAGGGGTACATCAAGGTCTTCCTGTCCTTTTGTTTCAACAATGCAAATTTCATTGTTTGATGTTTTAATAATAAAATCAGGATAGTAGTTTGATATGTTACCGCTTGCGTTGACATAATCAATTCTGAAATTTACGGCAAAGTAATTCTTTGCAAAGGAAACCACATCATCGCAATTTTCCAGAAAGCCGGCAAATTCCAGTTCAAGATGGCTGTCACCGATAATTTTATTAAAGATGCTCTTTTTCGGCAATATGTAGCCTTGCTCTTTTACAACAAAGGGGCGTGTATTTCTCAGTTTTATGTAATCCCGAATTTCTGCACTGCCTTTATCCTGTACTGTAAGATCGTTAATAAATCTCTTAAATGTTTCGACAATGGTTTTACTTGCTTCAAGCTCCGAAAGGTTGCGAAGCGTGTTGAGATTGTCAATATCAATTTCCCCATTAAAAAGATGGTGCTGAATAAACTCTTTTACTTTGCCGTAAAGAATATCATAACCGCTTACCAGCCGCATATCTTTCATGATTGTCTGAGAGAAATATCCTATAACGCTTCTGTAATCGGTTATTTCGGCACTATCAAGAAATGTTGAATGCGTGATTTCTCCTGTTGTAATATCTCTGAAAACAATTCTCCGCTGTTCTTCTTCACTGAATTTCTGATACTCTATTTTTTCATTCCCAAATTCTGCCGGATTAAGATTTTCAAGATTCTTGTATTCCCTGTAAATACGTGCTGTCAAAACAGGAATTTCGATATCAAGTTTATCTATATCCTTTTCTGCTTTTTCATTATCCACTTCAACAATAATGGGCGCTTTGGGCTTTGCTCCTTCTCCCATTGCTGAACGTTCCAGTTCCACGCCTTCGCTCTGTATGGATTCAACAAAATCCATAAAAGCATCCGTACCCACTACACTTACATATTCCTGAATATCGGAACCCGGATACATCCTGCGCAGTCCGCGTCCAAGGGTCTGTTCCGGCAGAATATTACTTTTGGCAGAATAAGCACGAAGGCCGACAATGGTAGTGACGTTTTTTACATCCCAACCTTCTTTGAGCATTAAAACCGAAACAATTGCTTTATAGGGGCTGTCCCAACTATCAATTGCATTTGATTCTTTACGAAGTTTTTCAAGGATTTCTTTGCTTTTCCCTGAGTTTGATTCAGCTATTTCTCCATTATTTTTGGTATGAATAACAAGAACTGCATCTTTCAAATCCGCGTATGTCCGTTCAAGATATTCCGCAACTTCATCGCCGTTTTTAGTGTCATCGGTCATTAAAAATAGAATTGCTTTTTTACCGAGTTTTTCATTTTCCGCATAGGCTTTGCGCCACTCAATAACACCAAGGTTTATATAATCCGCATATTTTTCCGTAAAAATTGCACTTTGTCTTTCTGACAATTTCGCACGGCTGGCAGAATCGGGTAACACCGGATGTTTGACCACATTTTGCGTAATAGCCTCAACGAGCGGGTAATCGGAAACTGTCTGAACAAATATTGCTCCGTTGGTGTGCTTTGGGGTTGCGGTTACGTCAATTTGCATGGATAAAAAATGTTCTTTCTGCTTAAGTCTGTTATGAATGTCCTCAATTGATTTAAACCACGCGAGTCGGTTGTCATGGATATGGTGCGCTTCGTCATTTAGAACAACCAGTTCATCTATCTCTCTTACAATATCGCCGAGATCGACTTTTGAATCTGTTGTCCGGCCTGTAGGGCGCTTGCCGAGGAAATAGTCCATTAAATCATCATCTTCAAAAGTGGGCTCAACATCATTGGAAGCATAAACCCGGTGGATATTGGTAAGAAAAATATTACCGGTTTTTCGGGTTACATTTACATCATCCTGAATATGCAGTGTCAGCTGAAAATCATCCTGCCAGTTCTTGCCTTCAAAACCATTATCCGGCAAAACAGGATCTTCAAAGAAAATTCTTAACCCGTCAAAATCGGTACGGATCCTATCAAGCACAATAATATTAGGTGCGATAACAAGAAAATTCCGGGCAAGTTCAGAATCTTCCTCATACGTTTTATGAAAGTAGCACCATGCGAGAATAAGGCTTAAAACTTTTGTTTTTCCGGCACCTGTAGCCATTTTTATAACAAATCTGCGCCATTCTTCATCAAACATATTGGCGGAAACACTGCCTGATGAATCAAAGCGCATTAAATTATATTTATCTTTAACTTTTACAACATCGGTAAGATAGATAATTGTTTCTACAGCTTCACGCTGGGCGTAGTAATATTGAAACTTAAAAGTTGTCCCATCTGCCTTGGGGATAATATGCTCTGTCTGGAACCACCATTTCAACAGCGCCTTGCTTGTATCTGTTGCGCCTTCGTAGCTTTTATTTCTCCATGTTTCAATCTCTTTACGTATTGTATGAACTAGCGGGGGGAGAAGTTTTTCGTAACTGCTTTCACGAAGCGCCTCATCGGCAGGAAACCAGCGTATATCAGGTTTTAATATCTTATATGGAGACTGTGGAAAATCGGGATGTATTGCCATTTATTTTTTATCCTCCTAATTGTGCCACGCTCCGCGGCACAAAATCAATTTTGCCAATAATATTGATTCTCTGATATTATATTAATGTCTGTATTTTTAAAATCACCATCGTGTGTAAACAGGTACATATCTTTTGTACGGCAGAGATTCATTATATGGTTGTCGTTAAAAT comes from bacterium and encodes:
- a CDS encoding abortive infection family protein: MDSNQEISEKIETFRNLLISYSTGGQVEDGEYRRLRSDLFRDVSLRGELPRFVRTCSDLKQFWSFIKQKSSTYQGRREFLWRKFRPLLDEFERISHAPSDKGVAETLTLLNSDLIHESWRTALERRLDDPDGAITAARTILESVCKHILDKMEIEYPEHSDLPKLYKLTAQSLSVAPSQQTEPVFRQVLGGCTAVVEGIGAIRNALGDAHGKGSSFVKPDLRHAELAVNLAGATAIFLLQTWDEKDKNTI
- a CDS encoding N-6 DNA methylase, translating into MTKEQAYAKIAQLVERFREHVEEYKRIGYKEYQTRVDYINPFFKALGWDMDNEQGFAEAYREVIHEDKIKIGSSTKAPDYGFTLFGQRKFFVDAKKPAINIKSDIAPAYQVRRYGWSAKVPISIVTDFEEFSIYDCTTKPKPTDKASVARIKYITYDKYLEEFDFLWDVFAKENLPKGHFDKYVQSDTRKKGTATVDDEFLKSIEQWRTFLATNIALRNKSLNEDEINYAVQKIIDRIIFLRMCEDRGVEQYGGLKKAAEKGEIYRNLFAFYRMADDKYNSGLFDLKKDKITPAINVDNKVMKDIIKELYYPNCEYEFSVMPADILGSVYEQFLGKTIRLTMGHHAKIEEKPEVRKAGGVYYTPKYIVDYIVENTVGKLLEGKTPKQVEKIKICDPACGSGSFLIGAYQFLLDWHLKYYTNNPPKKKKDSPLTPDRNLTTAEKKRILLNNIYGVDIDTQAVEVTKLNMLLKALEGETQASISRQLSFFHGRILPNLNDNIKCGNSLIGSDFYDNQLGMFPEQMKKINAFDWEEGFPEIFKQGGFDAVIGNPPYFNINTVEKSSYKYFERKYKEIHTGYNDIMYYFVFKSISLLKKNAVCGLITSNYYLGNKYAELLRKFLSQHIIAIINFKDQMIFENVNIHTSIIFLEKESRDTKVEFFLPRKGKELNTQNLIDSFKKISLLRKKLTDDWVVAQKNELDLIERLQEHILLGDISTIEKGSTSGKNKIFTVSDEIIKKRKIEKALLRKNIKNGDIQKYNIKDRQQYLIYIDNKTNPKQYPNLYKYLLEHKVELSKRNEVKRGLYDWYRLERPRKKEIFDASEKLVVPYRASSNRFAYDNEQYFNDGGDVRVIVLNKNEKISIKYLLGILNSKLMNWFYEFIGKPKGNSREYFNEPLSKIPIIAINFTNNKAKEKHDQIVKLVDNLLQLNKQLQTTKLETQRRQIQRTIAHSEKKIDELVYELYGLSKKEIEIIESA
- a CDS encoding type II toxin-antitoxin system Phd/YefM family antitoxin; translation: MTIYTFSEARQKFASILNQAVIEGEVLVRRKDGSSFIIKPIERTESPLNVKGVNINISSDDIVDIMHEIRES
- a CDS encoding type II toxin-antitoxin system VapC family toxin; translated protein: MEIVTDTSVIIAVLTNETHKNKLIRLTSGADLIAPGSLHWEIANAFSAMFKRDRINLAQAKKAIDYYRKIPIRFIDVDFKNVLTIASKKQIYAYDAYFLECAKQRKAKLITLDGKLKSIASELNIETIEV
- a CDS encoding DEAD/DEAH box helicase family protein, encoding MAIHPDFPQSPYKILKPDIRWFPADEALRESSYEKLLPPLVHTIRKEIETWRNKSYEGATDTSKALLKWWFQTEHIIPKADGTTFKFQYYYAQREAVETIIYLTDVVKVKDKYNLMRFDSSGSVSANMFDEEWRRFVIKMATGAGKTKVLSLILAWCYFHKTYEEDSELARNFLVIAPNIIVLDRIRTDFDGLRIFFEDPVLPDNGFEGKNWQDDFQLTLHIQDDVNVTRKTGNIFLTNIHRVYASNDVEPTFEDDDLMDYFLGKRPTGRTTDSKVDLGDIVREIDELVVLNDEAHHIHDNRLAWFKSIEDIHNRLKQKEHFLSMQIDVTATPKHTNGAIFVQTVSDYPLVEAITQNVVKHPVLPDSASRAKLSERQSAIFTEKYADYINLGVIEWRKAYAENEKLGKKAILFLMTDDTKNGDEVAEYLERTYADLKDAVLVIHTKNNGEIAESNSGKSKEILEKLRKESNAIDSWDSPYKAIVSVLMLKEGWDVKNVTTIVGLRAYSAKSNILPEQTLGRGLRRMYPGSDIQEYVSVVGTDAFMDFVESIQSEGVELERSAMGEGAKPKAPIIVEVDNEKAEKDIDKLDIEIPVLTARIYREYKNLENLNPAEFGNEKIEYQKFSEEEQRRIVFRDITTGEITHSTFLDSAEITDYRSVIGYFSQTIMKDMRLVSGYDILYGKVKEFIQHHLFNGEIDIDNLNTLRNLSELEASKTIVETFKRFINDLTVQDKGSAEIRDYIKLRNTRPFVVKEQGYILPKKSIFNKIIGDSHLELEFAGFLENCDDVVSFAKNYFAVNFRIDYVNASGNISNYYPDFIIKTSNNEICIVETKGQEDLDVPLKMERLKQWCEDINKAQNKIKYDFVFVDEESFHKYKPKDFRSLMNGFKQYKE